In Mycobacterium stomatepiae, the following are encoded in one genomic region:
- a CDS encoding TetR/AcrR family transcriptional regulator — translation MAEPTRSDARRNRDKLLEVAAAAFGAAGRPVSLEAIAREAGVGIGTLYRHFPSRELLIEAVYRAELAEVVAAADRLLEGHPPKVALRRWMDRYAAFVAAKKGMADSLRAMIESGAVQVNQMHARIVATTDTLLQAGVRDGSLRSDVQAEDVVSSLIGIFLASSSPEQTGRMLDLLLAGIAAG, via the coding sequence TTGGCTGAACCGACCCGGTCCGACGCGCGCCGGAATCGCGACAAGCTCCTCGAGGTGGCGGCCGCCGCGTTCGGTGCCGCCGGTCGGCCGGTCTCGCTCGAAGCGATCGCCCGCGAGGCCGGCGTCGGTATCGGCACGTTGTATCGGCACTTCCCGAGCCGGGAGCTGCTGATCGAGGCCGTGTACCGAGCCGAGCTCGCCGAGGTGGTCGCGGCGGCCGATCGACTCCTGGAGGGGCATCCGCCGAAAGTCGCGCTGCGGCGCTGGATGGATCGCTACGCGGCCTTCGTCGCCGCCAAGAAGGGGATGGCCGACTCGCTGCGGGCGATGATCGAGTCGGGCGCCGTGCAGGTCAATCAGATGCACGCGCGCATCGTTGCCACCACCGACACGCTCCTGCAAGCAGGCGTCCGGGACGGCAGCCTGCGCTCCGACGTGCAGGCCGAAGATGTGGTGTCCAGCCTGATCGGCATCTTCCTGGCCAGCAGCTCGCCCGAACAGACCGGCCGCATGCTCGACTTGCTGCTCGCCGGAATCGCCGCTGGCTAG
- a CDS encoding o-succinylbenzoate synthase produces MRVRFRGITTREVALIEGPEGWGEFGAFVEYGPAEASAWLASGIEGAYRQPPPVHRERIPINATVPAVAAAEVPDVLARFPGAQTAKVKVAEPGQTLGDDVARVNAVREVVATVRVDANGGWTVDEAVRAATALTADGPLEYLEQPCASVDELAELRRHPAMPDVPIAADESIRKADDPLAVVRAGAADIAVLKVAPLGGISALLDIAAQIDIPVVVSSALDSAVGIAAGLTAAAALPRLRHACGLGTGGLFVEDVADVAAAVDGHLAVGPVTPDPRRLRALQAPAERRQWWIDRVIACHPFLVPSSE; encoded by the coding sequence ATGCGGGTGCGGTTTCGCGGCATCACCACCCGGGAGGTCGCGCTGATCGAGGGGCCGGAAGGGTGGGGCGAATTTGGGGCGTTCGTGGAATACGGGCCCGCCGAGGCGTCGGCGTGGCTGGCGTCGGGCATCGAGGGCGCCTACCGGCAGCCGCCGCCGGTGCATCGCGAGCGCATCCCGATCAACGCCACCGTGCCGGCCGTGGCCGCTGCTGAAGTGCCCGACGTGCTGGCCCGCTTTCCCGGTGCCCAGACGGCCAAGGTGAAGGTCGCCGAGCCGGGACAGACGCTGGGTGACGACGTCGCCCGGGTCAACGCCGTGCGGGAAGTCGTCGCGACGGTGCGGGTGGACGCCAACGGCGGCTGGACGGTCGACGAGGCGGTGCGGGCCGCGACGGCCCTGACCGCCGACGGGCCGCTGGAATACCTCGAACAGCCCTGCGCCAGCGTCGACGAGCTGGCCGAGCTGCGGCGGCACCCAGCCATGCCAGACGTACCGATTGCCGCCGACGAAAGCATCCGCAAGGCCGACGACCCGTTGGCCGTGGTCCGCGCCGGTGCCGCCGACATCGCGGTGCTCAAAGTTGCTCCGCTGGGCGGGATTTCGGCCCTGCTGGACATCGCCGCGCAGATCGACATTCCGGTGGTGGTTTCCAGCGCGCTCGACTCCGCGGTCGGCATCGCCGCCGGGCTGACCGCGGCGGCGGCGCTACCGCGACTGCGACACGCCTGCGGGTTGGGCACCGGCGGCCTGTTCGTCGAGGACGTCGCCGACGTCGCCGCGGCCGTCGACGGTCACCTGGCCGTCGGACCCGTCACGCCCGACCCACGGCGGCTGCGGGCGCTGCAGGCGCCGGCCGAGCGGCGGCAGTGGTGGATCGACCGGGTCATCGCCTGCCATCCGTTCCTTGTACCGTCGTCCGAGTGA
- the menD gene encoding 2-succinyl-5-enolpyruvyl-6-hydroxy-3-cyclohexene-1-carboxylic-acid synthase, with protein sequence MNPSTTQARVVVDELIRGGVRDVVLCPGSRNAPLAFALQDADRAGRIRLHVRIDERTAGYLAIGLAIAAGAPVCVAMTSGTAVANLGPAVVEANYARVPLIVLSANRPYELLGTGANQTMEQLGYFGTQVRATISLGLAEDAPERLDSLNATWRSATCRVLVAATGSRTANAGPVQFDIPLREPLVPDRESPGAVTPPGRPDGSPWTYTPPVTFDQPLDIDLSPDTVVIAGHGAGAQPTLAQLPTVAEPTAPPAANPLHPLALSLLRPKQVIMLGRPTLHRPVSALLADPQVPVYALTTGPRWPDVSGNSKATGTRAVTTGTPNPAWLDRCAEMNRHAVAAVRGQLAAHPLTTGLHVAAAVADALRPGDQLVLGASNPVRDAALVGLDTHGIRVRSNRGVAGIDGTVSTAIGAALAHERGGTADNPARTFALIGDLTFVHDSSGLLIGPTEPTPRHLTIVVSNDNGGGIFELLEQGDPRFSDVSSRIFGTPHDVDVGALCRAYHVESRQIEVDELDAALNESGAGMRVLEVKADRSSLRGLHAAIRAAL encoded by the coding sequence GTGAATCCCTCGACGACACAGGCTCGCGTCGTCGTTGACGAGCTGATCCGCGGAGGCGTCCGCGACGTGGTGTTATGCCCCGGCTCGCGCAACGCCCCGCTGGCGTTCGCGTTGCAGGACGCCGACCGCGCAGGCCGGATCCGGTTGCACGTGCGCATCGACGAACGCACCGCCGGCTATCTGGCCATCGGCCTGGCAATCGCGGCCGGGGCACCGGTCTGCGTCGCGATGACGTCGGGCACCGCAGTCGCCAACCTCGGGCCGGCGGTCGTCGAGGCGAACTACGCGCGGGTGCCGCTGATCGTGCTGTCGGCCAACCGGCCCTACGAATTGCTGGGCACCGGGGCCAATCAGACCATGGAGCAGCTGGGCTACTTCGGTACCCAGGTTCGCGCCACAATCAGCCTGGGTCTGGCCGAGGACGCCCCCGAGCGGTTGGATTCGCTCAACGCGACCTGGCGATCGGCCACCTGCCGGGTGCTGGTGGCCGCCACCGGTTCGCGCACCGCCAATGCCGGCCCCGTGCAGTTCGACATCCCGCTCCGTGAGCCCCTGGTCCCCGATCGGGAATCGCCCGGTGCCGTGACGCCGCCCGGCCGGCCCGACGGCAGCCCGTGGACCTACACGCCGCCGGTCACTTTCGACCAGCCGCTGGACATCGACCTTTCGCCCGACACCGTCGTCATCGCCGGGCACGGCGCGGGCGCGCAGCCCACCCTCGCGCAGCTGCCGACCGTGGCCGAACCGACCGCACCGCCGGCTGCCAACCCGTTGCACCCGCTGGCCCTGTCGCTGTTGCGCCCCAAGCAGGTGATCATGCTCGGCCGCCCGACGCTGCATCGCCCGGTCTCGGCGCTGCTGGCCGATCCCCAGGTGCCGGTGTATGCGCTGACCACCGGGCCGCGCTGGCCGGACGTGTCGGGCAATTCGAAGGCCACCGGCACCCGGGCGGTGACCACCGGGACGCCCAACCCGGCCTGGCTGGACCGCTGCGCCGAGATGAACCGGCACGCGGTCGCGGCGGTTCGCGGCCAGCTCGCGGCGCACCCGTTGACCACCGGCCTGCACGTCGCCGCGGCCGTCGCGGATGCGTTGCGGCCGGGCGATCAGCTGGTGCTGGGGGCGTCCAACCCGGTCCGCGACGCGGCGCTGGTGGGGCTCGACACCCACGGCATCCGAGTCCGGTCCAATCGCGGGGTCGCCGGTATCGACGGCACGGTGTCCACCGCGATCGGCGCGGCTTTGGCACACGAACGCGGCGGCACCGCCGACAACCCGGCCCGCACCTTCGCCCTGATCGGCGACCTGACGTTCGTCCACGACAGCTCCGGGCTGCTGATCGGTCCCACCGAACCGACGCCGCGGCATCTGACCATCGTGGTGTCCAACGACAACGGCGGCGGCATCTTCGAATTGCTCGAGCAGGGCGACCCGAGGTTCTCCGATGTGTCGTCGCGGATCTTCGGCACCCCACACGACGTGGACGTCGGTGCGCTCTGCCGCGCCTACCACGTCGAAAGCCGCCAGATCGAGGTCGACGAGCTGGACGCCGCGCTCAACGAGTCCGGCGCCGGGATGCGGGTGTTGGAGGTCAAGGCGGACCGGTCCTCGCTGCGCGGACTGCACGCCGCCATCAGGGCCGCCTTGTGA
- a CDS encoding MarR family winged helix-turn-helix transcriptional regulator — MEPNWLNSREDHAWRAFMHAHHQLEVHLNRGLQGSGLSGADYEILAVLSGHDGDRMPARDLCNTLGWEKSRVSHQVRRMQEDGLICREPNPDDARSTMVCLLPAGRAAIEKAAPGHVADVRRNFIDLFTPAELDTLASLNERVLRHLADDGDSPAGDEPAVG; from the coding sequence ATGGAACCGAACTGGCTGAACTCCCGCGAAGACCACGCCTGGCGGGCCTTCATGCACGCGCATCATCAGCTCGAGGTGCACTTGAACCGGGGCCTGCAGGGATCGGGGCTGTCCGGGGCCGACTACGAGATCCTCGCGGTGCTCTCGGGCCACGACGGAGACCGCATGCCCGCCCGCGACCTGTGCAACACGCTGGGCTGGGAGAAGAGTCGCGTCTCCCACCAGGTGCGACGGATGCAGGAGGACGGGCTGATCTGCCGCGAGCCCAACCCCGACGATGCCCGTAGCACGATGGTCTGCCTGCTGCCGGCCGGCCGCGCCGCGATCGAGAAGGCGGCGCCCGGGCACGTGGCGGATGTCCGCCGGAACTTCATCGATCTGTTCACCCCGGCTGAGCTCGACACACTCGCCTCCCTCAATGAGCGAGTCCTGCGCCACCTGGCCGACGACGGCGACTCCCCCGCCGGAGACGAGCCCGCCGTCGGTTAA
- a CDS encoding amidohydrolase: MAQADLVVTGTILTVDDERPTAEALAVADGRIIAVGGRSDVADLIGPDTQTVDVGDGCVLPGFIEAHGHPLMEAVALSDRIVDIRPVTIPGPDDVVAAIRQEVARRGSTGSYLNGWDALLQSGLPDPTLAWLDDIAPDGPLVIIHNSGHKAYFNSHAARLNGLTRETPDPKGAKYGRDANGELDGTAEEIAAVFPLLGGAISADSYPAMLLAECERLNRAGLTTCSEMAFDPNFGPLVAQLHDRLTVRLRTYEVSNPQMATAASPGQGDDIMRQVGIKIWVDGSPWIGNIALSFPYLDTEATRSIGIPKGSCGCANYTAEQLREIVGAYFPLGWQMACHVQGDAGVDTILDVYEEALRNNPRDDHRLRLEHVGAIRPEQLQRAADLGVTCSIFVDQIHYWGDVIVDGLFGEERGSRWMPAGSAVATGMRISLHNDPPVTPEEPLRNISVAVTRTAPSGRVLAPEERLTVDQAIRAQTIDAAWQLFADDVVGSLEVGKYADLVVLSGDPRTVPPEQIADLDVRATYLAGRQVYAQ; encoded by the coding sequence ATGGCGCAGGCAGATCTCGTCGTTACCGGAACCATCCTGACCGTCGATGACGAGAGGCCCACGGCCGAGGCGCTCGCCGTTGCCGATGGCCGCATCATCGCCGTCGGCGGCCGCTCCGATGTGGCCGACCTGATCGGCCCGGACACCCAAACCGTCGACGTCGGCGACGGCTGTGTGCTGCCGGGATTCATCGAGGCTCACGGTCATCCGCTGATGGAGGCCGTCGCGCTGTCGGACCGCATCGTCGACATCCGGCCGGTCACCATCCCCGGCCCCGACGACGTCGTCGCGGCGATCCGCCAAGAGGTCGCGCGGCGCGGATCGACCGGCTCCTACCTGAATGGCTGGGATGCGCTGCTGCAGTCGGGCCTGCCCGACCCGACGCTGGCCTGGCTCGACGACATCGCGCCGGACGGTCCGCTGGTGATCATCCACAACTCCGGGCACAAGGCGTACTTCAACTCGCACGCCGCGCGACTCAACGGGCTGACCCGCGAAACCCCGGACCCCAAGGGCGCCAAGTACGGACGCGATGCCAACGGCGAGCTGGATGGCACCGCCGAGGAGATCGCCGCGGTGTTCCCGCTGCTCGGCGGCGCCATCTCGGCCGACAGCTACCCGGCGATGCTGCTCGCCGAGTGTGAACGGCTCAACCGGGCCGGGCTGACCACCTGCTCGGAGATGGCGTTCGATCCGAACTTCGGGCCGCTGGTCGCCCAACTGCACGATCGGCTCACGGTCCGCCTGCGTACCTACGAGGTGTCCAACCCGCAGATGGCCACCGCCGCCTCACCCGGCCAGGGCGACGACATCATGCGTCAGGTCGGCATCAAGATCTGGGTCGACGGTTCGCCGTGGATCGGCAATATCGCGCTGTCCTTTCCCTACCTGGACACCGAGGCCACCCGCTCCATCGGCATCCCCAAGGGTTCGTGCGGCTGCGCCAACTACACCGCCGAGCAACTGCGCGAGATCGTCGGCGCGTACTTCCCGCTGGGCTGGCAGATGGCCTGTCACGTGCAGGGCGACGCCGGCGTCGACACCATCCTCGACGTCTACGAAGAGGCGCTGCGCAACAATCCGCGCGACGACCACCGGCTGCGGCTCGAGCACGTCGGCGCCATCCGGCCCGAGCAGCTGCAGCGCGCCGCCGACCTCGGCGTGACCTGCAGCATCTTCGTCGACCAGATCCACTACTGGGGCGACGTCATCGTCGACGGTCTGTTCGGCGAGGAGCGCGGATCCCGGTGGATGCCGGCCGGATCCGCCGTCGCGACCGGGATGCGCATCTCGCTGCACAACGACCCACCGGTCACGCCGGAGGAGCCGCTGCGCAACATCAGCGTGGCTGTGACTCGCACGGCGCCCAGCGGCCGGGTGCTGGCCCCCGAGGAGCGCCTGACGGTCGACCAGGCGATCCGCGCCCAGACCATCGACGCCGCCTGGCAGCTGTTCGCCGACGACGTCGTCGGCTCGCTCGAGGTTGGCAAGTATGCGGACCTGGTGGTGCTGTCGGGCGATCCCCGCACGGTGCCGCCCGAGCAGATCGCCGATCTCGACGTGCGCGCGACGTATCTGGCGGGCCGCCAGGTCTACGCGCAGTGA
- a CDS encoding TIGR03619 family F420-dependent LLM class oxidoreductase, producing the protein MKLGFALPIVGPAITSAAGLSEFCRALEDLGYDTLWVGDRLVTPVEMRSTYPGKEQPYPPQMTRYLDPVLLWTVAATATSRVRLNASTLSTFYYEPVHLARLLTTLDVLSEGRLDVGVGIGWMKDEHDIARSADWHRRGRMLDDLLAFLHEWWTTTRVSWKSEFFSLPPVHADLRPVQAGGPPVWIGGVSEAAMRRVGRSGTGWLGVEGLQDEVTDHLWSIARRAAQDAGRDPDALKTAMRINLEPGTSVESVVGRLERLAGSGADEALVDAFAMFPSLDQMLDFAGQVIARRADHR; encoded by the coding sequence GTGAAGCTTGGTTTCGCACTCCCGATAGTCGGGCCCGCCATCACCAGCGCCGCTGGTCTGAGCGAGTTCTGCCGTGCACTCGAGGACCTCGGCTACGACACGCTGTGGGTTGGCGATCGCCTGGTCACGCCGGTCGAGATGCGCAGCACCTACCCGGGGAAAGAGCAGCCGTACCCGCCGCAGATGACCCGCTACCTCGATCCGGTGTTGCTGTGGACCGTGGCCGCGACGGCGACCAGCAGGGTGCGGCTGAACGCCAGCACGCTCAGCACGTTCTACTACGAGCCGGTGCACCTGGCCCGGCTGCTGACCACGCTCGACGTGCTCAGCGAGGGCCGCCTCGACGTCGGCGTGGGAATCGGGTGGATGAAGGACGAGCACGACATCGCCCGTAGCGCGGACTGGCACCGGCGCGGGCGGATGCTCGATGACCTGCTGGCGTTTCTGCACGAGTGGTGGACGACCACCCGGGTGTCCTGGAAGAGCGAGTTCTTCTCGCTGCCGCCGGTCCACGCCGACCTGCGCCCGGTTCAGGCTGGCGGTCCGCCCGTCTGGATCGGCGGTGTCAGCGAGGCCGCGATGCGCCGGGTCGGCCGCAGCGGCACCGGCTGGCTCGGTGTCGAGGGGTTGCAGGACGAGGTGACCGACCACCTGTGGTCGATTGCGCGCCGCGCGGCGCAGGACGCCGGCCGCGATCCGGACGCGCTGAAGACGGCCATGCGGATCAATCTTGAACCGGGCACGTCCGTTGAGTCAGTTGTCGGCCGGCTCGAGCGCCTCGCCGGGTCCGGTGCTGATGAGGCGCTCGTGGATGCCTTCGCGATGTTCCCCAGCCTCGACCAGATGCTCGACTTCGCCGGTCAGGTGATCGCCCGTCGGGCCGATCACCGGTAG
- a CDS encoding alpha/beta fold hydrolase, producing MINLAYDDRGSGEPVVFISGSGGPGRTWLPHQVPAFISAGYRVITFDNRGIGATENAEGFTTQTMVADTASLIESLDAAPARIVGVSMGAFIAQELMVARPDLVTAAVLMATRGRLDRARQGFHEGERELYASNTELPPAYEAKVRVLENFSRKTINDDVLVADWITMFRAWPVKRTPGLRTQLSVSPQTNRLAAYRAINTPVLVMGFADDVITPPHLGREVADALPNGRYVQIPDAGHLGFLERPEAVNSVALKFFSEV from the coding sequence GTGATTAACCTGGCATATGACGACCGCGGCAGCGGTGAGCCCGTCGTCTTCATCTCGGGTAGCGGCGGCCCCGGTCGCACCTGGTTACCGCATCAGGTCCCGGCGTTCATCTCGGCCGGCTACCGCGTGATCACTTTCGACAACCGCGGGATCGGCGCCACCGAAAACGCCGAGGGTTTCACGACGCAGACCATGGTCGCCGACACCGCGTCCCTGATCGAATCGCTGGACGCCGCCCCGGCCCGCATTGTCGGGGTGTCGATGGGCGCCTTCATCGCCCAGGAGCTGATGGTGGCCCGTCCCGACCTGGTGACCGCCGCGGTGCTGATGGCCACCCGCGGCCGCCTGGACCGCGCCCGGCAGGGGTTTCACGAAGGCGAGCGCGAGCTCTATGCGTCGAACACCGAACTGCCTCCCGCGTATGAGGCGAAAGTCCGTGTGCTGGAAAACTTTTCACGAAAAACGATCAACGACGACGTGCTCGTCGCCGACTGGATCACCATGTTTCGGGCCTGGCCGGTCAAGCGCACACCCGGGCTGCGCACCCAGCTCAGCGTCTCCCCGCAGACCAACCGGCTCGCGGCCTACCGCGCCATCAACACCCCGGTACTGGTGATGGGTTTCGCCGACGACGTGATCACCCCGCCGCATCTGGGGCGCGAGGTTGCCGACGCCCTGCCCAACGGGCGCTACGTGCAGATCCCCGACGCGGGCCACCTCGGATTCCTGGAGCGGCCCGAGGCGGTCAACAGCGTGGCGCTGAAGTTCTTCTCCGAGGTGTGA
- a CDS encoding NADPH-dependent F420 reductase has protein sequence MSSISIIGTGNMARAIGALAVAGGNTVEVIGRDQAKAADLANALGGGVTTGEFGAVPAGDIVIISVLYANVVPVVDQYGDALAGKVIVDISNPFNSAADGLAIPDDTSIAREVAKVAPASASVVKAFNTIFGAVLAQGRTLDVFIAGDDARAKAAVAQFVESLELRPLDVGGLNMAHWLERTGLVVMGLARHGVGNFDFALSASVPG, from the coding sequence ATGAGCAGCATCAGCATCATCGGCACCGGGAACATGGCCCGCGCTATCGGAGCGCTAGCGGTAGCGGGCGGCAACACCGTCGAGGTCATCGGTCGCGATCAGGCCAAGGCCGCTGACTTGGCCAACGCTCTTGGCGGCGGCGTCACGACGGGCGAGTTCGGCGCCGTTCCGGCCGGGGACATCGTCATCATTTCCGTGTTGTACGCCAACGTCGTTCCGGTCGTCGACCAGTATGGAGACGCCCTCGCGGGCAAGGTCATCGTCGACATCAGCAACCCCTTCAATTCCGCGGCCGACGGGCTAGCGATCCCCGATGACACCTCGATCGCTAGGGAAGTCGCCAAGGTGGCCCCGGCCAGCGCCAGCGTGGTGAAGGCCTTCAACACCATCTTCGGCGCCGTCCTGGCCCAGGGCCGGACGCTCGACGTCTTCATCGCCGGCGACGACGCGCGCGCCAAGGCGGCCGTGGCGCAGTTCGTCGAGAGCCTCGAGCTGCGCCCGCTCGACGTCGGCGGATTGAACATGGCGCACTGGCTCGAAAGAACCGGCCTGGTCGTGATGGGCCTCGCCCGCCACGGGGTGGGGAACTTCGACTTTGCTCTCAGCGCCAGCGTTCCCGGCTGA
- a CDS encoding nitroreductase/quinone reductase family protein, with amino-acid sequence MASGKPIKPPWWLKPANKLFIQMSRLGMSFGGESPVVLTVAGRKSGRERATPVTPMTVGGKQYVVAGFPGADWVANARAAGQAIVARGRHAQRVRMVELSAADARPILRVFPEEVPTGVGFMKRAGLVTEGSPDEFERLAGRCAVFRLDPV; translated from the coding sequence ATGGCCAGTGGCAAACCGATCAAGCCGCCGTGGTGGCTGAAACCGGCGAACAAACTCTTCATCCAGATGTCGCGGCTGGGAATGAGTTTCGGCGGCGAGAGCCCCGTGGTGCTGACGGTGGCGGGACGCAAGTCGGGACGCGAGCGCGCGACACCGGTGACGCCGATGACCGTCGGCGGCAAACAGTACGTCGTCGCTGGATTTCCCGGCGCCGACTGGGTGGCCAATGCGCGGGCCGCCGGTCAGGCGATCGTGGCCCGCGGCCGCCACGCCCAGCGGGTACGGATGGTGGAGTTGTCCGCGGCGGACGCGCGACCGATTCTGCGGGTGTTCCCCGAAGAGGTTCCCACGGGTGTGGGATTCATGAAGCGGGCCGGACTCGTCACCGAGGGCAGTCCCGACGAGTTCGAGCGTCTGGCGGGCCGCTGCGCGGTATTCCGCTTGGACCCGGTCTAG
- the fadD8 gene encoding fatty-acid--CoA ligase FadD8, with protein MSDDLLRHPTHNGHLLVGALKRHKDRPVLFLGDTTLTGGQLAERISQYTQAFEALGAGTGVTVGLLALNRPEVLMILGASQTQGYRRTALHPLGSLDDHAYVLSDCGASSLIVDPNPAFVERALGLLEKVDSLKQILTIGPVPQALDGVAVDLSAEAAKYEPKPLTVAELPPDHIGGMAYTGGTTGKPKGVLGTTGNIAAMTQIQLAEWEWPETPRFLMCTPLSHAGAAFFTPTVVKGGEMVVLSKFDPAEVLKTIEEQKITATMLVPSMLYALMDHPDSQTRDLSSLETVYYGASAMNPVRLAEAIRRFGPIFAQYYGQSEAPMAITYLAKGDHDEKRLTSCGRPTLFARVALLGEDGKPVPQGEPGEICVSGPLLAGGYWNLPEATAETFRDGWLHTGDMAREDEDGFYFIVDRVKDMIVTGGFNVFPREVEDVIAEHAAVAQVCVVGAPDDKWGEAVTAVVVLRADAATDDAAIEKMTAEIRAAVKERKGSVQSPKRIEIVDALPLTGLGKPDKKAVRARFWEGAGRSVG; from the coding sequence ATGAGTGACGATCTGTTGCGCCATCCGACCCATAACGGCCATCTGTTGGTGGGCGCGCTCAAGCGCCACAAGGACCGGCCGGTGCTGTTCCTCGGCGACACCACGCTGACCGGGGGCCAACTGGCCGAGCGGATCAGCCAGTACACCCAGGCGTTCGAGGCGCTGGGCGCTGGCACCGGTGTCACGGTGGGGCTGCTGGCGCTGAACCGCCCCGAGGTGCTGATGATCCTGGGCGCCAGTCAAACCCAGGGCTACCGGCGCACCGCGCTGCACCCGCTCGGGTCGCTCGACGACCACGCCTACGTGCTATCCGACTGCGGTGCCAGCTCGCTGATCGTCGACCCCAACCCGGCGTTCGTCGAGCGCGCGCTGGGACTGCTGGAAAAGGTCGACTCGCTCAAGCAGATCCTGACGATAGGCCCGGTCCCCCAGGCCCTCGACGGGGTGGCCGTGGACCTCTCGGCCGAGGCGGCCAAGTACGAGCCGAAGCCGCTGACGGTGGCCGAGCTGCCGCCCGACCACATCGGCGGCATGGCCTATACCGGCGGCACCACCGGCAAGCCCAAGGGCGTGCTGGGGACCACCGGCAACATCGCCGCCATGACCCAGATTCAGCTCGCCGAATGGGAATGGCCGGAGACCCCGCGATTCCTGATGTGCACCCCGCTGTCGCACGCCGGCGCGGCCTTCTTCACGCCCACGGTGGTCAAGGGCGGCGAGATGGTCGTGCTGAGCAAGTTCGATCCGGCCGAGGTGCTGAAAACCATTGAAGAGCAGAAGATCACGGCGACCATGCTGGTGCCCTCAATGCTCTACGCGCTGATGGACCACCCGGATTCGCAGACCCGCGACCTGTCCTCGCTGGAGACCGTCTACTACGGTGCGTCAGCGATGAACCCGGTGCGGTTGGCCGAAGCGATCCGGCGGTTCGGACCGATCTTCGCGCAGTATTACGGCCAGTCCGAGGCACCGATGGCGATCACCTACCTCGCCAAGGGCGATCACGACGAGAAGCGGCTGACGTCGTGCGGACGCCCGACGCTGTTCGCCCGGGTGGCGCTGCTGGGCGAGGACGGCAAGCCGGTGCCGCAGGGCGAGCCCGGCGAGATCTGCGTCAGCGGACCGCTGCTGGCGGGCGGCTACTGGAATCTTCCGGAGGCGACGGCCGAGACGTTCAGGGACGGCTGGCTGCACACCGGCGACATGGCCCGCGAGGACGAGGACGGCTTCTACTTCATCGTCGACCGGGTCAAGGACATGATCGTCACCGGCGGTTTCAACGTCTTCCCCCGTGAGGTCGAGGACGTCATCGCCGAGCACGCCGCCGTCGCGCAGGTGTGCGTGGTCGGAGCGCCGGACGACAAGTGGGGCGAGGCCGTCACCGCGGTGGTGGTGCTGCGCGCCGACGCCGCGACCGACGACGCCGCGATAGAGAAGATGACCGCCGAGATTCGGGCCGCGGTCAAGGAGCGCAAGGGCTCGGTGCAATCACCCAAGCGCATCGAGATCGTCGACGCGCTGCCCTTGACCGGGCTCGGCAAGCCGGACAAGAAGGCCGTCCGGGCGCGATTCTGGGAAGGCGCCGGGCGCTCCGTCGGCTGA
- a CDS encoding aldo/keto reductase: MTDQAHPGGAGLIGTNTVARVSYGAMQLFEDTSATDAAALLRRAVELGVNHIDTASFYGPGEVNRRIRAALAPYPDDLVIVSKVGARWTGEQPIPLAAAQQPAELRAAVEDDLHQLGLERIPVVNLRRMDLGPGLAPAGDQIVDLDDQLAEMIALRDEGKIGAIGVSAVPLEVLRRALPAGIVCVQNAYSLLDRSQEEMLELCIAEGIAWVPFFPLGSSLPAFPKVADDPVVLDIAGELGATPAQVGLAWVLAHAPNTLLIPGTRSIAHLEENIGAAEVALSADALARLDAVGIRQGHAHGVEPFLK, from the coding sequence ATGACTGATCAAGCTCACCCCGGCGGCGCCGGCCTTATCGGCACCAACACGGTCGCCCGTGTCAGTTACGGCGCCATGCAGCTGTTCGAGGACACATCGGCCACCGATGCGGCCGCGCTGCTGCGCCGAGCCGTCGAACTCGGCGTCAACCACATCGACACCGCGTCGTTCTACGGCCCCGGCGAGGTCAACCGCCGCATCCGCGCGGCGCTGGCCCCCTACCCGGACGACCTCGTCATCGTCAGCAAGGTCGGCGCGCGGTGGACGGGCGAACAACCGATACCCCTGGCCGCCGCGCAGCAGCCCGCCGAGTTGCGCGCCGCGGTCGAGGACGACCTCCACCAACTCGGCCTCGAGCGCATTCCGGTGGTGAATCTGCGGCGGATGGACCTCGGGCCCGGCCTGGCCCCCGCGGGCGACCAAATCGTCGACCTCGACGACCAGCTCGCCGAGATGATCGCGCTGCGCGACGAGGGCAAGATCGGCGCGATCGGCGTGAGCGCCGTACCGCTCGAAGTGTTGCGCCGGGCGCTGCCTGCCGGGATCGTCTGCGTGCAGAACGCCTACAGCCTGCTGGATCGTTCACAAGAAGAGATGCTCGAGCTCTGCATCGCCGAAGGTATCGCCTGGGTGCCCTTCTTCCCGCTCGGGTCGTCGCTTCCGGCTTTCCCGAAGGTGGCCGACGACCCCGTCGTGCTCGACATCGCCGGCGAACTCGGCGCGACACCCGCACAGGTGGGACTGGCGTGGGTGTTGGCGCACGCGCCGAATACGTTGCTGATTCCCGGTACCCGGTCGATCGCACACCTCGAGGAGAACATCGGCGCCGCGGAAGTCGCGCTGAGTGCCGACGCGCTGGCCCGGCTGGACGCTGTCGGTATACGGCAGGGACACGCCCACGGAGTAGAACCCTTCCTGAAGTAA